From the genome of Impatiens glandulifera chromosome 9, dImpGla2.1, whole genome shotgun sequence, one region includes:
- the LOC124916069 gene encoding uncharacterized protein At2g29880-like → MSSHVESVNGKVSTRTKRCWSDEEDALLIQILLELHSTGKYKADRGFKPGLFQATEREFEQRMPGCGIRADPHIYSRIKTLKTHFGTVYDMLYGSTSGFGWDPIRKCVVADKHVWDSYLQSHKNAAPFKDKSFRYFDELAIIFGVDRANGNGAVDYVRAEDDVNRGDEQLGCNLEDDFTDHISTPVSQPTTERSSPEGRKPSRKRKASKDVDLVEVLRDNTATIVAGFENATDKICNAITDIEVRRKRGLLNGKLLKLVGLICRDRMKAYRVIGCSKDLIELFFGLPEEHKEEWVHSLIHDSI, encoded by the exons ATGAGTTCACATGTGGAAAGTGTGAATGGGAAGGTTTCAACTAGAACAAAAAGATGTTGGTCCGATGAAGAGGACGCATTGCTTATCCAGATTCTTCTTGAATTACATAGCACTGGGAAGTACAAAGCAGATCGTGGATTCAAGCCTGGGCTATTTCAGGCAACCGAAAGAGAATTTGAACAAAGGATGCCCGGTTGTGGAATTCGAGCTGATCCCCATATTTACTCACGAATTAAAACATTGAAAACACATTTCGGCACAGTTTACGACATGTTGTACGGGTCAACAAGCGGATTTGGTTGGGATCCCATCCGAAAATGTGTTGTTGCTGATAAACATGTTTGGGACTCTTATCTGCAG AGTCATAAGAATGCCGCTCCATTTAAGGACAAATCATTTCGCTATTTCGATGAACTTGCAATCATTTTTGGAGTGGATCGTGCCAATGGGAATGGCGCTGTCGATTATGTCCGAGCTGAGGATGATGTCAATCGAGGGGATGAGCAGTTGGGCTGTAATCTTGAAGATGACTTTACTGACCATATTTCAACACCTGTTTCCCAGCCTACTACTGAAAGAAGCTCGCCAGAGGGAAGAAAACCTAGCCGCAAACGAAAAGCTTCCAAAGATGTCGACTTGGTTGAGGTACTAAGGGACAACACAGCAACAATAGTGGCTGGCTTTGAGAATGCAACTGACAAGATTTGTAATGCAATTACCGACATTGAAGTGCGTAGGAAAAGGGGTTTGCTGAATGGTAAGCTTCTAAAGCTAGTTGGGTTGATATGTAGAGATCGCATGAAGGCATATCGTGTGATAGGTTGCAGCAAAGATCTAATTGAGCTCTTCTTTGGTCTACCTGAAGAGCATAAAGAGGAATGGGTTCACTCGCTCATCCATGATAGCATATGA
- the LOC124915599 gene encoding cytochrome P450 81Q32-like yields the protein MDPITTLLYASLISILFVAIILNFLSSSHKRLKRNLPPSPSPTFPIIGHLRLLSDLPHRTFHELSQKLGPVFSLQLGNRLAVVVSSPSAVEECFTKNDIILANRPNFISGKFIGYNYTSMIESPYGDHWRKMRRLLTVEIFSTTRLNSSLSIRQDQVKHLLRDLYQVSSSTFTAVNMRSRLSELSFNNIMSMISGIKCFNHGEFSNFKAKEILNTIDEIFKLRGVSHLADFLPFLRLFDYQNYEKNFSTLQKKMDAFLEYLIDQHRLSNEGNSMIDHLLILQEKQPDYYTNDIIKGLLLFMILAGTDTSWITMEWALSLLVNHPEVLKKVAAEIDAQIGQDRLLDESDLPKLHYLHGVILETLRMFPAGPLLVPHMSSEDCKIAGFHVPRGTVLIVNAWAINRDPNVWEEAEMFKPQRFEDGEAESGYKLMTFGMGRRACPGVALAYRIMGLALGSLIQCFHWKRLSENELVDLSEGKGLSMPKAQPLEVMCKARDILHKHL from the exons ATGGATCCAATTACTACATTATTATACGCCTCTTTAATCTCCATCCTCTTTGTAGCCATCATATTAAACTTTCTCTCATCATCTCATAAACGACTAAAGAGAAACCTTCCTCCTAGTCCATCACCCACTTTTCCGATTATCGGACATCTTCGTCTCCTAAGCGACCTTCCTCATCGGACCTTTCACGAGCTCTCACAAAAACTAGGCCCTGTCTTCTCCCTTCAATTGGGAAACCGGCTTGCAGTAGTCGTATCTTCCCCGTCCGCTGTGGAAGAATGCTTCACCAAGAACGATATCATTCTAGCCAACCGGCCAAATTTCATTTCTGGGAAGTTCATTGGCTACAATTACACCTCCATGATTGAATCACCTTACGGGGACCATTGGCGAAAGATGCGTCGTCTACTAACGGTCGAGATTTTTTCCACAACCCGTCTCAACTCTTCCTTATCCATTCGACAAGACCAAGTTAAACATCTACTTCGAGACCTTTATCAAGTGTCTTCTTCCACTTTTACAGCTGTGAATATGAG GTCACGGTTATCGGAGCTATcgtttaataatataatgagCATGATTTCGGGGATAAAATGCTTCAACCATGGAGAATTTTCTAATTTCAAGGCTAAAGAAATATTGAATACTATAGACGAGATTTTCAAATTACGTGGTGTATCACATCTTGCAgattttttaccatttttaagGTTATTTGATTATCAAAACTACGAAAAGAATTTTTCGACCCTTCAAAAGAAGATGGATGCCTTTCTCGAATATCTCATAGATCAACATCGGTTATCTAATGAAGGTAACTCAATGATTGACCACTTACTTATTTTACAAGAAAAACAACCGGACTACTATACTAATGATATCATCAAAGGTCTATTACTA TTTATGATACTTGCTGGGACGGATACATCTTGGATAACAATGGAATGGGCATTGTCACTATTAGTTAATCACCCCGAGGTATTAAAGAAGGTGGCGGCCGAGATAGATGCCCAAATTGGCCAAGACCGCCTATTGGATGAATCCGATCTTCCTAAACTCCATTATCTCCATGGAGTGATTTTGGAGACCCTTCGAATGTTCCCAGCAGGACCACTCCTTGTCCCCCACATGTCGTCTGAGGATTGCAAGATTGCTGGATTCCACGTTCCTCGTGGAACAGTATTAATAGTAAATGCATGGGCCATTAATAGGGATCCTAATGTTTGGGAAGAAGCGGAAATGTTTAAGCCCCAGAGATTTGAAGATGGAGAAGCTGAAAGTGGATACAAGCTAATGACATTCGGGATGGGTAGAAGGGCTTGTCCTGGAGTAGCCCTAGCTTATCGAATTATGGGATTGGCATTGGGCTCATTGATCCAATGTTTTCATTGGAAGAGACTAAGTGAGAATGAATTGGTTGATTTAAGTGAGGGGAAGGGTCTCTCCATGCCTAAAGCTCAACCACTCGAGGTTATGTGCAAAGCTCGTGATATCTTGCATAAGCATCTATaa